The Topomyia yanbarensis strain Yona2022 chromosome 3, ASM3024719v1, whole genome shotgun sequence nucleotide sequence AGTTtctacgttatactacggtcactttaaaaaacgccctgctatttaatcttgtagctctcggcaagtcagtcctggcactcttctcgactattcctggcactataccgctgacgtcacACTTAtgacggtgatcaaacttggcgagagcggcagtggtttcgtcggaattggtcactcgacaagcagtaagtgcaaggactctgctacttatgcctgagcccctcattgaaaccttcgtcctgcaaGAGTGTTAGCTTcttccgataccggagcgtattgctgaaccgaagccgTCTGCTACTGGCTAAATTcaacccaaacatttgaaacatttgaaaagggtctaactgccaaacgtaaaccttgagaaaaaggcaaaagaagttttggtcgaattcattataattctatttatttgtgtatattgtttacatcagacactccccttaattcattgagtacgtatttcactgcctttataatccttttggaatcagttacaataatcctttattatcattttataataagcgtattgctagttaggacttttatatcagccgagCCCTTtgataatttgttataaaatcattatcaaaattcttcataatccattgttgcgttatgtttatacacagggccagatagatagtttttaactggaaggtgacgtgtggatacggaaaaaacctaatgtcaattgcagccagggggagctgtcaaatgcagccaaagggaaccgtcaaatgttGGGTTAttaaccgtccttattttaaaggacatgtccttattttcgaggtttttggaaagcgtccttattttacttcaaatgtccttaattttagtctcaaaccttggcatatacagggtggttcaacatgaaGTTTTTAACAGGGCATTTTCTAGTAGGTaacgggcccatattattggctcgaatcaaaactcgtcgaaatgtcaattgacgataggttcatccggagtgttcatttgtgtttaccttttgctagcgttgccaattttattttgtgtccagcacccaatgtggctacgccacatcgcttttgcgcgtgctgtccgacttcgctgccgctcagtcggacttaaactagggatagcccctatgtttgagtaagccgggcaaacgagtggatcacaggttcgcttgttccgacggcgggtcggtggccacctcgcccgggcctcggttatgcggctaagccgcatcggaatggtaccccttaaacattctaacttgaatcggttgtgtcaccggagccggaatacgaattagatccagccagcatttcggctgagttaaactgggaagtttaaagtaaaatttaatctggaaataaaatttttttggcaacgctccagcaccccgttgatttcaccacctgggcgccaggttgacgatatgaaatgaactttgtttactttcgacaagttttgattcgagccaacaacatccagccgtaGGTAACGGGTACTAACTGCAAACTGTTATGctattgtagtttagtattgtttgccatttcataatggaacgacttacactggctcaccatcttcaaattattcaactatattacGAAAATCTGTGGGAAATAAGTTTAATACACTCCGACCATAATATGGTcgacataatcggccaactgattcaactattcgccatacaaccaaaaagtaagcgttgtagttctcgttattggatgattacccgagcaaatactcatgggttcaaataccacatagccccttgaaaagaccttaaacatggtccgtgccaaaattcacaaccatcaagacaccataaaatggtctcaataaccaataaatacaccaacctatggtattttatatgggatctaccggaccatggtgatggtattttcatgggttgaacccatttcaaacacccatgccaaaccccatgagcatgggtgtattatgggcttttcgtttcggtagcgaacaaatcgaccacatccagcacgcagtgaagaaaacatagcggcggTGACATCCCCAAGCATTGGAAATCAATattactcgagtaattagccagataccacttgaaatgctcgaatccgtcatcaaaaattggaccagttGAATGGACTACCTAaagcgccaacatggtcaacatttaaaagaaattgttttcaaacaattactggcaaaaaatgttctttcgattgacaaataaacaattcgcgatttactccatttttcaattttttcacaacaataaaaaaatatcatgaCGAATCACCctgaattaaattattcagatcaactttattccaagagaattaatttcaattcctttcagcgattttttttgttaatgcatACTCTCTACGACTCATggcaaccaaaatttgttttactcaGAAATAACCAAAATTAGTTGGATAGCTcaatatgaggtttggccaaagtGGTATCTTCGTTCAAGATTGGTACTACACCATTCTAATTTGTCTCGATTGAGATTCAACGTTCCAATTCAACTGTTGGAAAATGAgacagaattctggctcaagtgacaTAACTGGCATAAAAtttgtccttaatttgctctcagtccatttggtaacgctagtcaaatgtagccagtccatttaaaatatgtgaggaagaaagagtggctatgcaagacaagagatcaaataaacagaaaaaaagaaaaagaaaacatctatccacaggttttgtcccaggattttaatagagaacatgaaaattcgatttgtttgcatttggcagtaggcctttttcaaatgcttGGCTAAaaattccttacttcttcaatgaatcatgtacaagaaaagtaaaaatgttaaatttatcgaaacaatgtatgatgccgacttcaaataaaaaattacagctgagcgaccttgtttggaaagtgttaacatttggcagcgaaccaaaccaagtttctcatactatgatcgaattaacaaaaattccaagaccatgtaaacaatctctctgaactgtcaaaaaagtgaggttaaacattatcatgcaatgttctccaccgagaggttcactttagtttgtttacataaccaatgaactttgtaccgccaCTCACCTAGGGTAGGATCCGCCAGGtctgtcccctgtttttgaaccaattctgaaccagctcgtgattggacaaAAGTGACATTGGCAAACGTTCGACTTGGAAACTAAAACtactaaagggctgcttggaagtgttgtcgtATTGTGATATAAAACGTAAAACGACGTTTGTTtaccgttttgtttttttttttgttttcttgagATTCCGCTTTCTTTCCATAACgtccgtctgtaattatgaagtgcaaGGCATTTTCTGGCAGACgaattcaaacatattatccagaactgaagttcTACAGGTTtccgagagatccggtagcgcggtgtGCGGATTAATGCGGAAATGTCTCTTTTCGAAGTCTAACCGAGTAACTGACTATTTAGCCGAaatatgaaaattatttcaacttcatgtaaaaattggcTTTGTTCCAGCGCCGAGTAAATTGGGAGTATTGTCTATCgcgagataatatagcatttcgtcgagttgttgCTATATGGGATACACACGACTGcggtcgaaacaaaaacaaacgtcaaaatgctttctcactcgcactgatgcaaactagatgggcgcgtaattcaacgcacggcccggtggcgcatggctgaaaagtcgcaatgtggatttaagaaaagattcgcaatactttGGGCAAACAGTGAGAAAGTTATCCTGGAAATCGCTTGTTGTTCTTCTTTTagtattatcgatacagttgaattttacagttttcaactgcatcaatcatcggtgtaaataggagcgtgttattttctactgctattttctccgaaaaaatcacacgaagtactggaacaaacctaaacaCCTATACAAACTACacaaaaattaagccttgcaaaaaagtagttttagaatatttaaaccaaatgcgaacagagaagattgatcttgtgaatgaggttgctcgactcagaaagcaacttacaaaaatgaagagaatggaaatatttttcgtaatggccaacaacaaatatatattattttgctttGCTGTATGTCGATGGAAGACCCGTAGTGATcatttaaatgcggatataaagactaaataattgatttttccCGGAACGTGAAATTgatacataatatagaatattttaatcagaacaattTAAGTTTTGGACACGACtgtaacaaaacaaatattttggcaacatttggtcgagtgggggtatgtcgttttcagcagggattagcaaaatataagaagaagccagctggcggatcctattaagttctacaagatgacgacacgaatgaactcatgatgaatgaagttcatgtttgacaattctcggtggtttgtttactttgtcagttgcgtgagttcgagtgcaacgggtgctcatctgtcacattcgaactcacgtaactcccatgtaaacaaaccacaaagagttgtcaaacgaagttcatccagctcattttgtggggttatgtcggttgatgTAAAACCTAATCCTAGCCACTCACACCTTCATTTgacgcgttgccaggaactcaagcaaaaatatacaaaacagtgttgcccaaacacacattttgagtcccaccattcttgcaaaggtaaaaaaaatactcaacattcttgcatttttcaaatttaaaaaatccattaaaaaatcacgatagctccaaatagtctcatttcaacgataatattcttaaaaatgtgtagtcttttgaataaaaataagagaaaagggggttaggtcggacgagaatgGTCTATTTCGGGATACTGAGAGGCAACGCAATTtccatatttaatttttttcgctcTTAAAACCGATAATCTCGTGTTCAACGGTGATAGCGAGGTTCATTTTCTCTCTTTATCATGCCATGAGTGAAAAAAAGCCATGCCAACATAACAAGAGATAAACAGAAACCAATCTGGCAACCAAACAAACACACATCGCAAAACGAAATATTCGTTTTTTTCCCACACTGTGTGATACAGTTGACACAATGCAAACTTTCCTGTACGAAAAGGCGAGCAAAATTCATTCTAGCGATACGGTGAGCCAACACGGGTTAAATTTATGTCCTCCTCGCTCACCAAAACCGACACCGCTTGTTCAGATGGAGTTGTGGTAGCTCAAGTGCTTGTGCGGAACAAAAAGGAGATAAAAAATACTtatgctgttttcggttttagaatcgagtcgccctaggttcgctctaatgtttatagtttccatacaaaagtgacagctccgagcgaacctagagcaactctgatttaaaaacgaaatcagtatTAATTTCCTTCATCTTTAGCAAACCTCGTGAAAACAATAATCTAATGGAAACCATGCCGACCACCAACAAGGAACAAGAAAACATCCATAGCAAATGCAGACTGAACTATAAATTCATGCTTTCGTTTTATATTTCATGATCCTCTCTGGGGCAATACATAGTCATATTTCGAATTCTCTCTCAGAAGACTTACTCGTAGGAATGCCCTCCCGGGGGCAGTACGTAGTCATATTCCAAATGCCCTCTCGTAGGCATGCCCTTGCTCGTAGACATGCCCTCTCGGGGACAGTACTTCAGTACCCTCTCAGGGGCAATGCTTCAATTTCCCTCTCAGGGGGATAACAATTGCAATACCCTCTCGGGGGCAATACTCACAATGCCCTCTCAGAGGATTGTATTTCAGGTACCTTCTCGAGGGAAATTTTCCTTTCACATACTTACTTATTTACCGAACTGCGCCATTGTCGTGTCCGGACGTCCCAGATGCTGAACTTACTCGTTCAAAGTGCATGCTCTCTTGGGGGCAGTACTTCAGTACCCTCTCAGGGGCCATGCTTCAATTTCCCTCTCAGGGGGATAACAATTGCAATACCCTCTCGGGGGCAATACTCACAATGCCCTCTCAGAGGATTGTATTTCAGGTATCCTCTCGAGGGAAATTTTCCTTTCACATACTTACTTATTTACCGATCTGCGCCATTGTCGTGTCGGGACGTCCCAGATGCTGAACTTACTCGTTCAAAGTCAATCACACAACTGACGAGCTTTATTCACCTCGCTTCATTCTATCTGTGTCCGACCTATTCTCTCCACTCATTCAGTTTAAACTTTATTTTCGATCTCTCATTCTCTCCCTCTCAATCTCtgctttcattttatttatgtatCATTTATATATTTTCTGTCGCGCTCTGTCTCAATCCCTACAACCATCTCCGAGGAAAACCAATACAACGTCATCTATAGCATACCCAGTTTCAATTGCAACGCATGCTACTTAGGAATGACAACAAATAGGTTAAAAACAAGAATCAACGGATACAAAAAAACTCTACAATGCGTGGGACAAACTTCTTTCTCAAGGCACCAGCAACACCGATCCGATAACATCAAGACAAAGGACAGCACTTATGGACCACAGCATTGCGTTTGATCACAGGTTCGATTTAAAACGAAGCAAGATTGTAGACAGCCACAACAGAAAACAGTCACTAGCATATCTTGAAGTTTGCCACATTATTTTCACCGAAAATAGCATAAACAAACGAACCGACACACAGGGACTAAGTACTATATACGCAGGAATTATTCACACATTAAAAAACTCAAATCAACAAACACAATCCCGATAGACAAGAAAAATGCTATAAAAACTTGAAACACAAACACCAATGTGACAAAACTATGTCACATTGGTGTTTGTGTTTCAAGTGAGTGTGTGATGGTCAACAGTAGCAAGTGAGTTGTTCGTGGTCGCAATTCGATTGGATTTTTAACCATGTAAAGTGCACCCATGCTACGATAGTTAACGACATAGTGTTTTCTCGCTCGAGCACCTATTTACGGAACATAGTTGATTATTCCATCCTACCACCGGTGATGTGAAATTATCGTTTTGTTTTACTGATTTTGTCTTCGGTATTGACGCTGTGCTGAGTTCATCATTCCACCATTGTGTAACAAACCATCTTAATCACTCACTTGAATGAACACCAACAGAGCTCTCACTCGTGCTGCTCTGACAAAAATGGGTAAAGATAGTAAGGATAAACAAATGCTTGCTGTGCCAGTGGGATCCACCAGTGgcgaaaatcaaaacaaaaaacgaTCACGAGAGGATTTGGACCGAACCGACGACGATGTTGAAAGTTTTGATCAGCTGTTAATTCGTATCACGCAGATGATTGATGATGGAAATGCGAAGATTGAGAGGAAGATCGATTGCAGTAATGCGGCTCTCGTCAGTGAAATATCAACCCTGCGTCAGGAGGTGAATCAACAAGATCGACTACGCTCGGGATTTCAGCGGATTGAGTGAATCTCACGTGAAAACAACAGAGGAAGTGCGCCGGCATAGAGATACGGCTGGTAAACTGCTGAAATCGAATGATCTCATTCTCACAGGTGTACCCTATAGCCCTACGGAAAAAACAGATGATTTCCTACAAAAAATATGTACAACTCTTGGGTTTATACTAAACGTCTGGCTCGAGTTCCTATTGCCGCCGGTGCAACACCGCCAATCCTATTTCAATTTGCGTTCAAAGCGGCGAAAGATGAATTCTTTCATCGTTATTTCGCTACGAAGAAATTGAGCTTGCTTCATCTTGGCTTTGGTGTTGATAAGCGCATTTATTTTAATGAAAATCTTACCGAAGCTGCACGAAACATCAAGGGAGCTGCACTGAAATTGAAGCGTAGTGGTCATCTTCAGAACGTGTTTTCCAAGGACGGAACTATCTACGTGAAACCGCTCGAAGACATTCCGGCTCAACCTATCTTCGATTTGGACCAGTTAGCAAATTTTGGTGGCCGAAAATAAACCCTTCCTTgaaatttcttattttcctaCCAACAATATTTCCATCATTCCATCCCTACTTCATCCCATGTTATCTTCCTTCCTGAAAGTTAAAACGATGTTACGCAGAAAGTGCTCTACGATCCATTAGGACGTTGCTGTGGTcgctgttgttgctgttgctgttgttgctgttgctgttgttgctgctttCACCAATCAATATCACCGATATCGTTGTGCTTTAGCTATAATTTTCAATTGAATTTGCGATCCAAAAGCCACATTCTAGGTAGAAAAATTAGAATAATGATGATTTCAAATGTTAGTGATATACATGTTACCCTATTCATAGATTTAGCGTTCTCTTCTCTCCTGTTCTCCTTTCAGCTCGGCCGGCTTATATATTTACGATTGATCTTGTTTCTACCATTCGATGATGTTGGTTAATCATTTTAATGATAATGCACGTGCGCAAAGAAGTGTTGTTAATATTCCACGTGTGGTTATGAATGTTGCTTTACGTGATGATTGTATTAATCTGTGTCATATAAATGCACAAAGTCTGTGTGCTCGACGTTTAAGCAAGCTCGATGAATTCAAAATTTGTTTCACGAACAGTAAAGTTGACATAGTATGCATAACGGAATCATGGTTAAACGAAAACATAAGCGATGCAACAGTTGCCGTTGATGGTTACTGCATTCTAAGAAACGATCGTACTACCGGTCGCGGTGAAGGAATCTGCATTTATCATAGGTTTGTTCTGGATTGCAAAGTAATTGCTGGTTCTGGAAATCATGCGGGTCAGGGTGATGGTGACCGAactgaatatttatttattgaagttCGTGTGAATAACGATAAATTTCTTCTAGGTGTAGTCTATTCTCCTCCAGAGATCGATTGCTCTAATATCCTTGATCAGAAACTCTCCGAATTGTCACTTGATTATGAAAAGATTGTTGTGACAGGTGATTTTAagacaaatttgaaaaaagttagCACCAAAACTGCTCGTCTCTGTGAAGTTCTAGATAATTTTGGCTTATTTTGCATTAACAATGAACCTACCCACTTTTATCCCGGTGGAAGTTCATTATTAGACCTATTGATAACAAATGACATAAACTTTGTTCTCAATTTTAACCAAGTGTCAGCCCCTGGTTTCTCCCATCATGATATGATTTTTGCATCTCTCAATATAACTCGCAACAGTAACAACCGTTCTAACATGTATAGAGACTATAATCGAATCAATTTTCTGGCATTACAAGACGCCTTGAATGTTATAAATTGGTCTTTACTTTATAGTATAACCGATTCTGATTTAGCTCTCGATTTCTTCAATAGTCATATTGTTCAGCTCTATGATAGCTTCGTACCATTGCGAGCTCTTCGACCTAAATCCAATGCTCCATGATTCAATAACGAAATCTTGAATGCAATGATTGCCAGAGATACTGCATATCGCCTATGGACTTCTAGTAAAAGAATTGTTGACCGGGTCCAGTTCAAAAGACTTCGTAATAAAGTAACTCAACTCGTTAATAAAGCTAAATCGAACTATATGACCTCTAACTTAGAATCATCTAATTCAAGTAAAGAGCTTTGGATGAAACTCAAAAATCTAAACGTTACTGGTGGCACgaagaactgtgcaaagttCGATAACACTGCAGACGAAATTAACGTATTTTTTGGTGACAACTTTACACAAGATCCTGAACCTGAATCTATACCACCATCAAATTCTAATGGTTTTCTATTCACGCCGTGCAATGAGCTGGAAGTCTCTAATGCTATTTTTTCGATAACTTCAAATGCCATCGGTATGGATAATATCCCACTAAGGTTTATAAAGGTCATTTTACCGTATATCCTCACCCCAATAACGtaccttttcaatttattcatttcaactgcTAAATTTCCTCGAGCATGGAAGACCGCTAAAATAATTCCGATACGAAAAACACCTGCCGGATCTAGCTTGAATAATCTCCGTCCAATCAGCATTTTATGTTCACTGTCCAAAGCATTTCAAGTTTGAAACTCAAGTGCAAGCCTATATTCAACGGTTTAATCTCCTCAGTCCGTACCAGTCTGGCTTCAGATCTGGACACAGTACCACCTCGGCGCTTCTTAAAGTACATGATGATATACACCAGTGTATCGACAAAAAAGGTGTTGCCTTTTTGCTTTTGATAGATTTCTCTAAAGCTTTTGATAGAGTATCTCACGTCAAATTGCTTCGGAAACTATCATATCAGTTTGGTTTCAGTCGTGATGCTGTTTCTCTCATCAAGTCATATTTGAATTCACGTACACAAGCAGTAGAAATAGGTGGAAGCCTATCAAGTCCAATTAATATTTCATCAGGCATACCTCAGGGATCCGTTCTAGGACCGCTCTTATTCGCGTTGTTCATAAACGATTTGCCTTCAGTTCTAAAATTCTGCTTAATTCATATGTTCGCAGATGATGTACAACTGTACATTTGCTCAACTGATTCCAACTTAGAGGACTTAGCCACACTTATCAATTCGGatttaaaaaacattttggaGTGGTTCTCGAGTAATCTGCTTCCCATTAATTCGTCGAAAACTAAAGTCATGTGTATTTCCAGAAGGCAGATTCGTACCGTGTTACCAGATATAATTATCCACAATGAAAAAATAGAATACGTTGCCAAAGCTCGCAATCTAGCTGTGATATTCCAATCGAACCTTGAATGGGACTCTCAAATAAATGTTCAGTGTGGGCGCATCTATGCAGGATTGCGACACTTGAGACTTTCAGCGGGAATGCTTCATGTTTCTACGAAACTTAAGCTGTTTGAATCACTTCTGTTACCCTATTTTTCTTATGGtttgaaattgattttgaatgcTTCAGCTGCTTCTTATAATCGATTAAGAGTATCATTGAACCATTGTGTTCGATGGGTTTACAATCTATCTAGATTTGCTAGCGTAACCCACTTACAGCGGCAACTGTTGGGATGTTCTTTTTATAGCTTTTTCCAATATCGATGCTATGTCACTTTATATAATATTATACACAATGGTCCAAACTACCTCCTTGACAAGTTGCAACCTTTTAGAAGCACTAGAGTCCGCCACTTTGCTCTTATACCTCATAACTCTTCTCATTACAACGGCACTTTTTTCGTTCGTCCAGTGGAATCTGCTTCCAATCCGAGTAAAATCTCTCAATTCAATAGCAAGATTCCGTCGTGAATGTATGGCCTGGCTAAATGAAGGGAACTAACTCGAGTGAAATGAGCGACAAATAGTGGAATAAGGTTCACATGTCTGTTTTTAGTTTATagtttacaaatattttttttatttaatatgaaAAAGTTTGTGGTGTGAGCAACGTGTAAACCGATTGTAGAAATTTTATAAGGGTGATCCCTTACTCTGCAAGTATaatgaaatacaaatacaaactaGCAGAAAGAGATTAGGCAAACAGATAGACAGGGAATTTTTTAAACCGTATACCAGCAGACTAACAATTCGatgcaaaaaaagaaaatacaATCGAccgcaaaaatatcgacacacTTG carries:
- the LOC131691217 gene encoding uncharacterized protein LOC131691217 → MMLVNHFNDNARAQRSVVNIPRVVMNVALRDDCINLCHINAQSLCARRLSKLDEFKICFTNSKVDIVCITESWLNENISDATVAVDGYCILRNDRTTGRGEGICIYHRFVLDCKVIAGSGNHAGQGDGDRTEYLFIEVRVNNDKFLLGVVYSPPEIDCSNILDQKLSELSLDYEKIVVTGDFKTNLKKVSTKTARLCEVLDNFGLFCINNEPTHFYPGGSSLLDLLITNDINFVLNFNQVSAPGFSHHDMIFASLNITRNSNNRSNMYRDYNRINFLALQDALNVINWSLLYSITDSDLALDFFNSHIVQLYDSFVPLRALRPKSNAP